One window from the genome of uncultured Tateyamaria sp. encodes:
- a CDS encoding ABC transporter permease, with the protein MDPLTWTGPLGQFLDPVLYVLSALFLLAVLVQIVMSVASTGERVVTNPDGTLSSAGGMYGVSSAATKWTGAALLAVVLGYIVVGVFAGPQAAGIIGGMSQQLMPVWIALIITFAVSITYKRRLGLYGKLFDSTVGMIGFALVMFWVYAGVMAGTFDWITTHESLSQVSGMKNKVPGTPLRGAEDGEYAWYLLGGDNLARDVFSRLFKGAWVVVQIAPLATLFAFMVGITLGLPAGYYGGRLDTILSFLANLILAFPVILLFYLLVTPEIVATGIPNYMATVLFIFPLIFVGVLLNSRYYTQPSFRTPLLIVVLGLMGWVYLSLISDGGTKVAVLPEFIDLFDIDPGILVVFVSVVFVNAPTVFRIVRGLALDIKTRDYVAAAQTRGEGPWYIMLWEILPNARGPLIVDFCLRIGYTTILLGTLGFFGLGLESESPDWGTTINAGRRLLSVYPHAAIAPALSLLTLVLGLNLLADGLREESLKD; encoded by the coding sequence CGAGCGGGTTGTGACCAACCCGGATGGCACTCTCAGTTCGGCGGGCGGCATGTATGGCGTGTCGAGCGCCGCAACCAAATGGACCGGTGCCGCGCTGTTGGCCGTTGTACTGGGGTACATCGTGGTCGGGGTCTTTGCCGGACCACAGGCCGCCGGGATCATCGGCGGAATGAGCCAGCAACTGATGCCTGTCTGGATTGCGCTGATCATCACCTTCGCGGTGTCGATCACCTACAAGCGCCGCCTGGGCCTTTACGGCAAGCTGTTCGATTCAACCGTGGGCATGATCGGTTTCGCGCTGGTGATGTTCTGGGTGTATGCGGGCGTGATGGCGGGAACCTTTGACTGGATTACCACCCATGAAAGCCTGAGCCAGGTGTCCGGCATGAAGAACAAGGTGCCCGGCACCCCGCTGCGCGGCGCCGAAGATGGTGAATACGCCTGGTACCTGCTGGGCGGCGACAATCTGGCCCGCGACGTGTTCAGCCGTCTTTTTAAGGGTGCCTGGGTCGTGGTGCAGATCGCGCCGTTGGCCACGCTGTTCGCCTTCATGGTCGGCATCACGCTGGGTCTGCCTGCGGGCTATTATGGTGGTCGTCTGGACACGATCCTGTCGTTCCTGGCAAACCTGATCCTGGCCTTCCCGGTCATCTTGCTGTTCTACCTGCTGGTCACGCCCGAGATCGTGGCGACCGGCATTCCGAACTACATGGCGACGGTGCTGTTCATCTTCCCGCTGATCTTCGTCGGGGTGCTTTTGAACTCGCGCTACTACACGCAGCCGAGTTTCCGGACACCACTGCTGATCGTGGTGCTGGGCCTCATGGGGTGGGTGTACCTGTCGCTGATTTCGGACGGCGGAACCAAGGTGGCCGTCCTGCCCGAGTTCATCGACCTTTTCGACATCGATCCGGGCATCCTTGTCGTATTCGTGTCGGTCGTATTCGTGAATGCACCCACCGTGTTCAGGATCGTGCGGGGCCTTGCCCTGGACATCAAGACCCGGGACTATGTTGCGGCGGCACAAACGCGCGGAGAAGGCCCATGGTACATCATGCTATGGGAGATCCTGCCCAACGCGCGTGGCCCGCTGATTGTCGATTTCTGCCTACGCATCGGCTATACCACCATTCTTCTGGGCACATTGGGCTTCTTTGGCCTGGGTCTGGAAAGCGAGAGCCCGGACTGGGGAACCACCATCAACGCCGGTCGGCGGCTGTTGTCGGTATACCCGCATGCGGCCATCGCACCGGCCCTGTCGCTGCTGACGCTGGTTCTGGGGTTGAACCTGCTGGCGGATGGGTTGCGCGAAGAAAGCCTGAAGGACTGA